ACCCGACACGAAATACCGGAGATTGCCGCCGGTGCGTTCTCTGAGTTTCGAGAACACCAGCTTCTGTGCGAGGTCGTACTGCAGGGCCAGCAGTCCGCCGGGATCGCGTCCCGACGCCAGCTTCTGATCGGCCCAGCGCTCGCCCGTGCGGCGGGCCCAGTAGAAGATGCGCTTCTTGAGCCCCCCGCCGGTGACGGCATTCTCCAGCACACGCGCGTAGATCTTCTCGTAGAGACGCGGAACCGACATCATGAGCGACGGCTTGAGTTCGCTCATGTTCACGGGCACCGTGTCGATCGATTCCGCATACGCGATGCGACAGCCCACCGCGAACAGGAAATAGTCGCCCGTGCGCTCGAAGATATGACTCAGGGGCAGGAAGCTGAGGGCGAGATCCGACGTGCTCACATTCAGGATCTGCCGCACGGCCTCCACGTTCGAATGGATGTTGTCATGCGTCAGCATGACACCCTTCGGATTGCCAGTGGTCCCCGAGGTGTAGATCAGTGTCAACAAATGATCGGGGGCCGCGCCGAGTGCGGCTTCCTTGAACAGCGTGGCGCGCTCCGGGGAATCCTCCGCGGCCCCCATGGCCTCGAGCTCCGCCAGCGTCATGTCGCAGCCGTCTTCCTTGCCGGCCGAGAACCCGATCACCCACTGCACGCCCGGTACCTGCGAACGCACCGACTGGATCTTCCGCGCCTGCTCGGGGGTGGACACGAACACCACACGCGCCCCCGAATCGTTGAGCAGATAGGGGATCTGTTCCGCCGGCAGCGTCGAGTAGATGGGGACGTCGGTGAAAGAACTGCAGGAGCAGGCGTAGTCGACGATCAACCACTCTGGCCGGTTCTCGGAGAGCAGGGCCACGCGTTCATGGGCTGCCACGCCGAGTTGCGCCAGGCCCAGCGCCGTGCGACGCACCCGGTCGAGAATCGTCCGATGGCTCAACGGTTCCCAGACACCGTTGACTTTGTGTAATACGGCGTCCGCACGATCGAAGCGCTCGACCGCATCGAAGAAGAGACGGTTGATCGTGCCGGGGGCGGGGCGGGGGCCCCCCGAAGCGTATTGGGTGGGAGAGGACATACTTCGGAAAGTGCGGCCGGGGGACGAAGGGCGGGAGGGCCCTTCGGGAGATCCCGGCAGGAGATCTCCCGCGGAATCAGCGACTGACCGGCGCGACCAATCGGAGTGGTGTGCCGCCCACCAGCTGGCCCTTGTACCGCACGGTCACCTGCACGACCACCGAATCCGTTGCTTTGGGCGTGGACGGATCGGGAAAGAGCAGGGGGCGCACCCGCACACGGCGCGAGGCCGTGCCGCCACTGTCGGTGGTATCGATGACCGATGCCGACTGGCTTTCGCCGCTCACGAGATAGGCTGCCGCGCTGGTGTCGTTGGAGGGGTTGGCCGGATGCAGCAACTGGTACCGCACCACCCATCCATTCACATTCGACGGGGTGCCCTTGGTATGCCGCACCGACACGGCGAACCCCTGGGTGGTGTTCTTGCTGGCCGTGTCGGGCACGATGAGTTCGAGTTTACCCGGCGCGGTGCCGGTGACCGTGTCCGGCGCCTCTGTGACGATGATGGAGCGCAGGACCTGCAGATTCGAGCCGATGCGGGCGGCAATGCGGCCCTCGGGCAACGCCAGGGCTTTGTGGGCCACGATCACGCCGCCCACCGAATCCACGGTGATGGCCGAATCGCGATTGAAATCGGCGTAGAGATAATACGGGCGGGCATCGGCGATCTCGTCGCCCGCGCTGTTCCGCACGATGGCGTGCACGGGCGTGACCACGCCGGCTTCGTTGCGCAGCGTGTCACCGATGACCACCGATGGCGACGGGAACGGTCGCAGCTCGATGGACATCGGAACGTCAGGGCCCGATCCGACGTCCGCGCAGGCCCCTGCAACCAACAGGCCGGCGATGAGGACGCCGGGGATCTTCAGTTTCACGCGAACCGTTCAGCGAGTCGGGTGGCGATGTTGATATACGCCTGACTGGCGGGGTCGGCGGGGGTCCGCAGTACCACCGGCTGTCCGGCGGCGAAGGCATCGGCCGTGGCCGGTGTTCTGGGAACCGGCACATCAAAAATCAGATGTTGCGGCAGATGCTCGCGCACATAGTGTACGACGCGCTCGGTCGCCGGGTTCCCTTCCTCATGCATCGTGAGGAGAATCCCTTCGAGGGTGAGCTCGTCGTTCTCGGCAATCACATCCTGAATGGCCCGTAGAATCTGTGGGGTGGTCTGCAACGCGAGGGGTTCGCACTGCAGGGGCACCACCACGTGCTGACTGGCGGCGAGCACCCGGCGGGTGATCGCCCCCAGTCCGGGCGGGGTGTCCACCACCACCACATGGCATCGTTCACGCGCCATCGCGAGCAGGTCCCCGAGCATGCTGGTCTCGCCGACCGCACGCTGGAATGCGGTGTGATCGGCCGTATCACTCACCGAACCGGCGAGAATCACACGCAACCAGGGCAGCGCCGTGGGCAGAATCACTTCCCGCAGCGACCGTTCTCCGCGCAGATAGTCGTCGAACCCCACGGTCGGATGCCCCCGACGCAGCCCGACACCGTAGCGAACCGCCCCCTGGGGATCGGTATCCACCAGCAAGGTCTTGAGGCCGCGTCGTGCGAAGGCCACCGCGAGGTTCACCGCGGTCGTGGTCTTGCCAACTCCCCCTTTCTGACTGACGATCGACAGGACCCGTCCCATGGATCAGTGCCCGCCAGCGGATTGTGTGTCCGGACCGGCATCGCCGCCGTCATTCCAGTCACCCGCATCACCACCGGTGTCTCCGGAGGTCTGGTCGCCCGGGATGCCGCCGTCCGATTCCATCGCCGAGGCATTCTGCAACTGCTGCAGCGTGCGTTCGGCGTGCGCGCGGAACTTCGCCGCCTGCGGATCGTCGGCGCGGCTGGTGCGCAGATAGGCATCGAGGTGCATGCCGGCGTGTACCGTGTCACTGCGTTTGAGCAGCAGGAACGCGAGGCCGTAGTGTGCGCCCGCCAGATCGGGATCGAGCTGCAGCGCCCGGCGGTACGTGCGGATGGCCTCCTCCGGTTGTCCCGTCTTGGAGAAGGCGATGGCGATGTTCTGCAGAACTCCGAGGTCGTCGGGGCGTTCACGCAATGCCAGACGATACGATGTGAGCGCGTTGGCGTAATCCCCGCGCGCTTCGAGATCGAGCGCTTCGGTGAGAAAGTCGGGTCGCCCCGAGCCCCGTGCCGACGAGCCGCCCACGAGGCGGCGCCACCAAGTCATGCGCTCGCAGTGATTCGTGAGGGAAAAGAGGTGCGACGACCGCGCAGGGCAATCGTCGCCAGTCACGTGCCAAGCTCTCAGCCAGCTCATGCCAAGCTATCGCGCGGTGAGCGCGCCTACAAGTTGGTGCAAAGACCTCGTTGCGAGCGCCATGCCGCGGGGGCTAGACTCCGCGATACGCCATCGTTTTCACCGGAGCCGTCGATGTCCACACCGCAGCCGTACGCCCCCGATCCCAGCAAAGGGGTGCTCATCGTCGATTGGCCGCTCTTCGGCGAACTGGCGCGCGCGCTGGCCGTGCGGGTTGCGCGGGAGTGGACACCGGATCTGGTGATCGGTGTCGCGACCGCCGGTGTCGTGCCCGGGGCGGCCGTGGCAGCCATTCTCGATTGCCCGTTCCACTCCATCCTGATCTCGCGACGCTACAGCGCCGAGCAGGTGCGGGAGACGCCCGCGGTGTTTGGCGCGGCACCGGCGGAGGTGCGCGGCAAACGGGTGCTCGTGGTCGACGAGACCTGCGATTCGGGGCAGACGCTCCGGCTGGCGGTGGGCGCCGTGGTCAATGCGGGGGCCCGCGAAGTGCGCTCGGCCGTGAGCTTCCGCACCGGCCCCTACGCGCCCGACTATCACGCGCTGGCCACGCAGGCCATGATCGTGTTGCCGTGGGACCGGGAGATCCTGGTGGACGGGGAACTCCGCCCCAATCCGAAGTACGCCGGGTTGTTGCCGCAGCCGGTGGTCTGAACCCGGCGCCGGCGAACGCGCCGGATTCGCTGGCGGCGCCGGGCGTCAATCGCCGCGCATCAATCGCCGCGCGTCGGGCCGTCAGGCGCTCGCCGCGGCGTGCTCGTAGGGGATGCCGCGTTCCATGGCTTCCCAGACGTACTCCAGGACGTCCACTGAGCCCAGGAGAAACCGGCTGCGCCCCGGGGCCATATCGGGCGGGTCCACTTCCAGCACACAAATCGGCGCCGCGGCCAGACGGCCGAAGAAGCCGGCGAACAGTCCGGTGGTCACCAGACACCCTTGCCCGGCATGGAGGCCGCTGGCTTCACTCCAGTCGGACACGTCGAGGGCCATCACGGCCTCGCTGACCGGCACGAGTTCGGCCCGCCCCCATCCCTGCGCGTGCAGGAAGGCTTCCAGCAGCCAGGGGAACCGCCCGTCCGCCACATCCGCCGGCGCTTCTTCACCCTGCTGCGCGAGCCATTCCGCAAAGTGATCGAAGAGCGCCTGACCGGCGGCGTAACCGGCGTCACGAATGGCGTCGAGCGACGAGAGATCGCCGCCCTCGCGAAGCTGATGCACGGCCTGCTGGAGTCCCGTGAAGAATTCCAGGGGGACGGTCACGGTGCGCGCGGCAACCGGCAACTGGGCGGAGATCGAGGTGCTCATGTTCCCGTGACGCTCGCGCACTGGGCCCGTCACGTCAAGCGGCCGGCAATGTCCTGCTGTGTGACGGAGCATGCCGGGCGCATATCGAGGTGGGGTTCCGGTCTCCCCATCACCCCTCGCCCGCCAGCCGCTCCAGCAGCCCCGCTTCATCCAGCACCGGCACCTCGAGTTCCCGCGCCTTGTCCAGTTTGCTGCCGGCCTCCTCGCCGGCGACGACGAACGTGGTTTTCCGAGAGACGCTGCTCGTCACCCGCCCTCCGGCGTTTTCGATGAGCGCCGTGGCTTCGCCGCGCGAGAGCGTGGGAAGGGTGCCGGTGAGCACCACCGTCGCCCCCGTCAGCACACCATCGGCCTTGACCGCATTGGGTTCATCGAACCGGAGTCCGCGCACGCGCAGCCGTTCGATGAGCGCCCACGTGGTGGGATCGGCAAAATAGGCGGCCACCGAACTGGCGATGATGTCACCGATGCCACGCACCGCTCCCAGTTGCTCGGGGGACGCCGCCATGATGGCGTCGAGTGAGCCATACTGACGCGCCAGCAACTGCGCCGCCTGTGCGCCCACATGACGGATGCCCAGTCCGAACAGCAGACGCGACAACGGTTGCTGCTTCGCCGCGGCGATGGCCGCCACCAGATTCTCGGCGCTCTTCTGCGCGAACCGGTCCAGCGTCACCAGTTGATCGGCCGTGACGTCGAACAGATCGGCCACATCGTGCACGAGCCCCGCATCGAGCAATTGCTGGATGCGGGCGTAACTCAGACCATCGATGTCGAGCGCGTCCTTGCTCGCGAAGTGCACCAGCCCTTCGAGCTGCCGCCCCGGACACGACACGTTGGGGCAGTAGATCGCCACATCGTCGCCATACCGCACCACGGCCGTTCCGCATCGGGGGCAATGGGTGGGCATGCTCCAGGGCTGCTGCGAACCATCGCGCTTCTCCGGCACGGGTCCCAGCACGTACGGAATCACATCACCCGCCCGCACGACCTGTACGATGTCGCCGTCGCGCAGATCCTTGGCGGCGATCTGATCGGCGTTGTGCAGCGACGCGAACGTCACCGTGGCCCCGCCCACCTCCACGGGTTCGAGCACGGCAAAGGGCGTGAGCACACCCGTGCGCCCGACATTCACGTCGATACGGCGCAACGTGGTGAGCGCCATGTCCGGCGCGAACTTGCGCGCCACGGCCCACCGTGGCGTGCGATCGCTGCGGATACCGAGTTCGTTCTGCAGCGCCACGTCGTTCACCTTCACCACACCGCCGTCGATGGCAAAACCCAGCGTCGCCCGCGTTTCGTGTTCCACGGTGCGGGCCCACGTTTCCGCCTCCTCGATCGTGCGGCACTGCTGGCGATGCGGCGCCACCGGGATGCCCCAGGCCGCGAGTTGCTCCAGCAATTCCCACTGCGTGCGCGCCGGTACGCTCCCGTCGGGGAGGACCGCCGCGTAGCCGAAAAAACGCAGGGGGCGGGAGGCCGTGATGGCCGGATCGAGCTGACGCATCGAGCCCGCCGCCGCATTGCGCGGATTCACATACACGGGCTCGCCAGCCGCCACGCGCGCCTCGTTCATCTGCTCGAAGCCGGCAAAGGGCAGGTACACCTCGCCGCGCACCTCCATGAGCGGGGGGTGCCCCGAACCCAGCAACCGGAGGGGGACGCCGCGGATCGTGCGCACATTGGCGGTCACCTCCTCGCCATCGGTGCCGTCGCCCCGCGTCGCGGCCGTGACGAGGACCCCGTCCCGGTACGTGAGGGCAATCGCCGCGCCGTCGATCTTGAGTTCCACCGTGTAACCGCCGGTGTGCACCGCATCACCAATCACACGTTTGACGGACTGTTCGAAGGCTTCCAGCTCGCTCTGGTCGAACGCATTGTCCAGGGACAACATCCGCACGAGATGATGGTGCGTGCGGAAGACCGACTGCACGGGGGCGCCGATCCGTCGGGTGGGTGAATCTTCCGTGTACAGCGTGGGGTACTGCGCTTCGATCCCCTGCAGTTCGCGGAACAGCCGGTCGTATTCCTGATCGGACAGCGTGGGGCGATCGAGGACGTAGTATTCGTACTGGGCGTTGCCGAGCCGGTCGCGCAGTTCGCGAGCGCGCTCGGCCGTCTGGTGTGGTGGAGATCCCGATGGCGCGGTCATAGGGGGAATCTACCATTCCCGTTGGGGAATCCCGTAGGGAGTCCCCTCGTGACTCCCTACGGGACTCCCATCATCGAATCGAGGAGGAACACGAGATGGCCGATATGAGACGTGAGAGCGCACGCCAGGAGGCACGCTCCTTCGGACTGGGATTGTTGATCGGTGCGGCCCTCGGTGCCGGCGCCGCCCTGCTGCTCGCGCCCGCCACCGGCGAGGCCACCAGACGTCAGCTCCGCCGCGGCGCCCGCAAGTTGTACGAGCGGGGTGAGGATACGCTGTCGGAGTTGGTGGAGGATACGGATCGCAATGCACGCCGGTTCGCACGTCGCGGTCTCAAGCGGGGCCGCAAGCTCGTGGCTGACGCGCGCGATACGGTGGGTTGGTAAGTCGATGCCGCGGCCCCGCTATCGGCACATCCCGGATTCGCTTTCGTCGGTGAACCGGTAGCGGTTGCCGTTGGCTGCCACATCGTCTGTGGTGTTGTCCGCTTTCCTGCGCGGTGTCCATGTGGTCACCCTGGCGCAGAATGTTCCGGGCCCCCTCGCGGCGCAGCGGCTCGCGCGGGGCGGCGCCAGCGTGCGCAAGATCGAACCACCCGCCGGTGATCCGCTGCTGACGCTGGCGCCCGCGTGGCACGCCGAAATGCATGTGGGCGTTTCCATCGAACGCCTCGATCTCAAGCTGGATGCGGGACGGGCGGCGCTGCTCGCGCACCTGGCGCATGCGCAGGTGTTGCTCACGAGTCAACGTCCATCGGCACTCGTCCGCCTCGGGCTCGATACGGAAACCCTGCATCGGGCCGTACCTGTCCTGCGGATCCTGCGCATCGTCGGCAGTCTCGAATATCCTGATGAACCGGGACACGATCTCACCTATCAGGCGGCCGCGGGGCTTCTGGGTGACGACATGCCGCGGGCACTGGTGGCCGATGTGATGGCCTCCGAACGGGTCTACGCCGGGGTCCTGGCTCTGCTGCGGATGCCGGAGGGCACCGTGCTCGATGTCGGCATGGTGGAGAGCCTCGACGCCATGCAGGCATCGCTGCGCCATGGTCTCACCGTGCCGGGCGCCGCACTCGGTGGCGGGTGGGGGCAGTACGGATTGTACGATTGCCGGGAAGGACGGGTGGCCGTGGCCGCGCTCGAACCCCACTTCGCCGCGCGTCTGCGTGACACGTTCGGCAGCACGGAACGTCAGGTGCTCGCCGCCCGTTTTCTCGAACGCACCGCCGACGAATGGGCGCAGTGGGCCCGACAGCAGGATCTGCCCATCACGGCAGTGTCCTCTTCAGAATCGACAGTCTTCCCGACGCTCACCGCAGCGCCCTGAGCTCTTCTTCGGCGGCGCGTCGGTAGTGATCGTCGTTGGCGTCGAGCAGGGGCGCGGCGAGAGCGGCCTGATAGGCGGTTCGCGCATCCTCCCGGCGTCCCATGTCGCGATAGATGCGCGCCAGATCGAGTCGGTGAATGAGGCGCTCGGGCTCGATGGCCACGGCCTGCTCGAGGCACCGCACCGCCTCCGCCCAGCTGGCCGAACCCATGACCTTGCCCCCCATGAAGGCCTTCGCGAAGGCGCGGGCAATGCCGTTGAGACGCATGACCTCGGCATTCCACACGCCCACGATATGCAGGGCGCCGGCGTGTTTCGGATCGCGGGCGAGCGCATCGATGGCGTGGGTACGTACCTCCACCGCGTATTTCACGCGGTCACGCGCGCTGGCCGCCATGGCCGTGCGGCCTACGGCCCGCGAGACGTGGAAGTGCACGTCGGCCTGTTCGGGGTGTTCGGCCATCGCGCGCCGCGCATACACTTCGGCCTTCGCATAACGCGCCGTCTGCACCTTCCGATCCGTCTCGAATTCGCCCAGATCGACCAGCTCCCGGGAAGCCCGCCAGAGTGCGTCGAAGGCCATCGAATCGCGCTGCAGCACCTGCTCGTACAGTGCCAGCGCCTGCGCGGGCTGTCGGGCCGCGCTGGCCCGATCGCCGCGCGCAATCAGTTCCGCCATCTCACTGGGAACGACCGTCGGGTGAACACCCACACTGGCACGCGGAGACGTCTGCGCCGCACCGAGAGTCGGTTGGGCACTCGCGATCAGCATCGCCGTCACGAGCAGGAACGCTGACCGTGCAGGCGGGATCGAACGGGTGTAGGTTGGCATGACGTATGGAAGCTCGCGCACTCGTTGAACGGAAGCGTGATGGCGGACGGATCTCGCCGTCCGAATGGCGTGCCCTCATGAGGGCGTACGCCGCGGGAGACGTGCCCGACTATCAGATGGCCGCGCTTGCCATGGCGATCTTTTTCGTCGGACTCGATCGTGACGAGGTCGTCGCTCTGACGGACGCGATGCTCACCAGCGGCGCAACACTCGACCTCGATCACCTGCGGGTGGGCCGGGTCGACAAGCACTCCACGGGCGGAGTGGGCGACAAGGTGTCACTCGTGCTCGCCCCCCTCGTGGCCGCGTGTGGGGTGGCCGTGCCCATGATGTCCGGACGTGGGCTCGGTCACACGGGCGGTACCCTCGACAAGCTCGAATCGATCCCTGGATTCCGCACCGATCTGCCGCTGGCGGTGGCCACCGCCCAGATTGAGCGGATCGGCTGCGCGCTCATCGGGCAGACGCGTGAGATCGCGCCGGCGGATCGCAAGCTCTACTCTCTGCGCGACGCCACGGCCACGGTGGAGAGCATCCCGCTCATCGCGGCCAGCATCATGTCGAAGAAGCTGGCCGAAGGGCTCACGGGCCTGGTGCTCGATGTGAAATGCGGGTCGGGAGCGTTTCTGCCCGAGATGGACCGCGGCCTCACGCTCGCGCGCACCATGATCGAACTGGGGGTCGATCACGGATGTCCCGTGGTGGCGCTGCTGACGGCCATGGACCGCCCCCTGGGACGGGCCTGCGGGAACGCGCTCGAAGTGGAAGAGTCCATCATGGCGCTGCGCGGCGAAGGGCCGGCCGACCTCATGGCGGTCACCTATGCCCTGGGAGCGGAAATGCTGCTGCTGGGGGGCGCCGCCCGCACGCGCGACGACGCCCGGCGGCGCATGGAGGTGGCCATCTCCAGCGGCGCGGCGCTGGAGCGATTCCGGCAGATCATCCAGGCGCAGGGGGGCAACCCGGCGGTGGTGGACGAGCCGTCACTGCTGCCGCAGGCGGCGGAGTGCGAGTTCTACCTCGCTCCGCGGGACGGCGTCGTCGCGCAGGTCGAACCCAGAGCCATCGGGCGGGGCATCACCGCGCTGGGAGGGGGACGCACCCGCGTGGAGGATGTCATCGACCCCTCGGTGGGGTTCGTGATCACCGCGCGTCCGGGTGATGTGGTGCGCGCCGGTGAGCCGCTGGCCACGATTCTCGCCCGCGATGCCGCCGGTGTGGCCAGCGGTCGCGATACCCTGGCTCGGGCCATCGTCGTGGCCGATGATGCCGATCCCCCCTTGCCCCTCATTGCCTGGCGGGTGACGGAGGTGGGGGAGGAGCGCTGGGTGGACGAATGACGGGGCAGGTTGGTATTTTGGAGGATATCCGGTTTTCACCTGAACCACGGTTCTG
The window above is part of the Gemmatimonas aurantiaca genome. Proteins encoded here:
- a CDS encoding long-chain fatty acid--CoA ligase, whose amino-acid sequence is MSSPTQYASGGPRPAPGTINRLFFDAVERFDRADAVLHKVNGVWEPLSHRTILDRVRRTALGLAQLGVAAHERVALLSENRPEWLIVDYACSCSSFTDVPIYSTLPAEQIPYLLNDSGARVVFVSTPEQARKIQSVRSQVPGVQWVIGFSAGKEDGCDMTLAELEAMGAAEDSPERATLFKEAALGAAPDHLLTLIYTSGTTGNPKGVMLTHDNIHSNVEAVRQILNVSTSDLALSFLPLSHIFERTGDYFLFAVGCRIAYAESIDTVPVNMSELKPSLMMSVPRLYEKIYARVLENAVTGGGLKKRIFYWARRTGERWADQKLASGRDPGGLLALQYDLAQKLVFSKLRERTGGNLRYFVSGGAPLAPEIAKFFYAAGLVILEGYGLTETSPVITCNTLTAYRLGTVGRPIAGVEVMIAPDGEILSRGPHIMHGYFNNPSATAESIDAEGWFHTGDIGVLNDGFLSITDRKKDIIVTAGGKNIAPQPIENLIKTNKYVSQAVMIGDKRKFPVVLIVPNWDQLEKWAAAQSIVWTSRAELLKMPTIHAKMEKEVKSQLTGLASFEMPKKIALLEHDFTIERGELTPKLSVKRRVIDKTYKDLIDSLYAEAH
- a CDS encoding ParA family protein, yielding MGRVLSIVSQKGGVGKTTTAVNLAVAFARRGLKTLLVDTDPQGAVRYGVGLRRGHPTVGFDDYLRGERSLREVILPTALPWLRVILAGSVSDTADHTAFQRAVGETSMLGDLLAMARERCHVVVVDTPPGLGAITRRVLAASQHVVVPLQCEPLALQTTPQILRAIQDVIAENDELTLEGILLTMHEEGNPATERVVHYVREHLPQHLIFDVPVPRTPATADAFAAGQPVVLRTPADPASQAYINIATRLAERFA
- a CDS encoding tetratricopeptide repeat protein: MTWWRRLVGGSSARGSGRPDFLTEALDLEARGDYANALTSYRLALRERPDDLGVLQNIAIAFSKTGQPEEAIRTYRRALQLDPDLAGAHYGLAFLLLKRSDTVHAGMHLDAYLRTSRADDPQAAKFRAHAERTLQQLQNASAMESDGGIPGDQTSGDTGGDAGDWNDGGDAGPDTQSAGGH
- a CDS encoding phosphoribosyltransferase domain-containing protein; translated protein: MSTPQPYAPDPSKGVLIVDWPLFGELARALAVRVAREWTPDLVIGVATAGVVPGAAVAAILDCPFHSILISRRYSAEQVRETPAVFGAAPAEVRGKRVLVVDETCDSGQTLRLAVGAVVNAGAREVRSAVSFRTGPYAPDYHALATQAMIVLPWDREILVDGELRPNPKYAGLLPQPVV
- the ligA gene encoding NAD-dependent DNA ligase LigA, yielding MTAPSGSPPHQTAERARELRDRLGNAQYEYYVLDRPTLSDQEYDRLFRELQGIEAQYPTLYTEDSPTRRIGAPVQSVFRTHHHLVRMLSLDNAFDQSELEAFEQSVKRVIGDAVHTGGYTVELKIDGAAIALTYRDGVLVTAATRGDGTDGEEVTANVRTIRGVPLRLLGSGHPPLMEVRGEVYLPFAGFEQMNEARVAAGEPVYVNPRNAAAGSMRQLDPAITASRPLRFFGYAAVLPDGSVPARTQWELLEQLAAWGIPVAPHRQQCRTIEEAETWARTVEHETRATLGFAIDGGVVKVNDVALQNELGIRSDRTPRWAVARKFAPDMALTTLRRIDVNVGRTGVLTPFAVLEPVEVGGATVTFASLHNADQIAAKDLRDGDIVQVVRAGDVIPYVLGPVPEKRDGSQQPWSMPTHCPRCGTAVVRYGDDVAIYCPNVSCPGRQLEGLVHFASKDALDIDGLSYARIQQLLDAGLVHDVADLFDVTADQLVTLDRFAQKSAENLVAAIAAAKQQPLSRLLFGLGIRHVGAQAAQLLARQYGSLDAIMAASPEQLGAVRGIGDIIASSVAAYFADPTTWALIERLRVRGLRFDEPNAVKADGVLTGATVVLTGTLPTLSRGEATALIENAGGRVTSSVSRKTTFVVAGEEAGSKLDKARELEVPVLDEAGLLERLAGEG
- a CDS encoding YtxH domain-containing protein, which encodes MADMRRESARQEARSFGLGLLIGAALGAGAALLLAPATGEATRRQLRRGARKLYERGEDTLSELVEDTDRNARRFARRGLKRGRKLVADARDTVGW
- a CDS encoding CoA transferase; this translates as MLSAFLRGVHVVTLAQNVPGPLAAQRLARGGASVRKIEPPAGDPLLTLAPAWHAEMHVGVSIERLDLKLDAGRAALLAHLAHAQVLLTSQRPSALVRLGLDTETLHRAVPVLRILRIVGSLEYPDEPGHDLTYQAAAGLLGDDMPRALVADVMASERVYAGVLALLRMPEGTVLDVGMVESLDAMQASLRHGLTVPGAALGGGWGQYGLYDCREGRVAVAALEPHFAARLRDTFGSTERQVLAARFLERTADEWAQWARQQDLPITAVSSSESTVFPTLTAAP
- a CDS encoding thymidine phosphorylase, which encodes MEARALVERKRDGGRISPSEWRALMRAYAAGDVPDYQMAALAMAIFFVGLDRDEVVALTDAMLTSGATLDLDHLRVGRVDKHSTGGVGDKVSLVLAPLVAACGVAVPMMSGRGLGHTGGTLDKLESIPGFRTDLPLAVATAQIERIGCALIGQTREIAPADRKLYSLRDATATVESIPLIAASIMSKKLAEGLTGLVLDVKCGSGAFLPEMDRGLTLARTMIELGVDHGCPVVALLTAMDRPLGRACGNALEVEESIMALRGEGPADLMAVTYALGAEMLLLGGAARTRDDARRRMEVAISSGAALERFRQIIQAQGGNPAVVDEPSLLPQAAECEFYLAPRDGVVAQVEPRAIGRGITALGGGRTRVEDVIDPSVGFVITARPGDVVRAGEPLATILARDAAGVASGRDTLARAIVVADDADPPLPLIAWRVTEVGEERWVDE